The DNA segment AGGCCCCGCAGGACGTCGCCGACGAGCAAGAGCGAATACGCGACCGGGAAGGGCACCTTCGCCGCGGCGGCGCGGCGCAGGAGCTCGCGCAGGTCGTAGCCCTCGACGTATTCCATCGCGAGGTAAAGGCTGTCACCGTCGCGGCCGAGGTCGTGGACGAGGGCCACGTTCGTGTGGCGAAACAGGCTCGTGATCCGCGCCTCCTCCGCGAGCATCTCGGCCATGCGCGTATCGTGCGCGAGCTCGGGCAGGACCTCCTTGATGACGCAAAGGCGATACGCGCCGAGCTCGGTCTTCTGGCGGGCCAGGTAGACGTTGGCCATGCCGCCATAACCGATCCGCTCGAAGAGCGTGTACGGGCCGAGCTTGCAGGGCAAACGGCGGCTCGCGCGCTGCTTCCGGCGCGAGGACGGAACGGCGGAGGGCGGAGGCGTGGGGGTCGGCTTCTCGGCGAGCGCGGCGGTCATCGGCACGTCCCCCATGCCAGAGGGCCGGGGGACGGGCCAAGAAACCGCGACTAGAACAAGATCTCGCGCTGGGCGGCCTGCGGCACGCCGCGGGTCTTCTTGTTGCTACCGAAGACGATGAACGGCTCGTCACGCGCCGGGCCGGTCAGGCGCTCGTAGATGGCGTCGATCGAGAGGATCAGGCCCGCGCTGAGCGTGGCTTCGGGGCTGTAAAACGGGTTTCGCCGCTTGCCGTCGAGGCCGATCTGCGTGTTGGCGTTGCCGTAATCGATCGAGAAACCCCACTCCGAGGCGGGGAAGTAATTGATGCCGATGCCGAAGCTCGTCGTGTATCGCGTCGTCGTGGGGCTCTCGACGCGGGTCGGCTCCACGCAACCCGTGGTGATCTTCACGCAGCCGCTCGTCTGCGGCTGGTTGAGGAGCGAGTACTGCAGGCCGCCGCTCAAGAAGAGCCAGAACGTCTTGCCAAAGAGCTTCTCGTCGAAGAAGAGGAACGCGCCGGTCGCCAGCCGGTTCGTGTCGACCGAGCCACCCGTGAGCTGGTCCGACATCGTCATGGTGCCCTGGAGCGTCTGCCTCGGAAGCTGGATGTCCGGGTTCGTCGGGACCGTCGCCCGCGTGAACTGGTGATCCCAGCGCAAGCTCGTGCCGACGAAGACGTTCTTCAGGAAATCCGCCTTCTTGCCCCGCAATGGCACGATCGCGAAGATCGAGACGCGCGGCGAGGTCGTCAGGTACACCCCGCGGTCGTGCGAGAGCTTGGACGTCGGCAAAAGGACGGTGCCGTTCGCCGCCATGCTGACGCCCCATTCCTCGTCCGCGCTCCTCCAGAGCGGCTTCGCGAAAATGGCCTGAACGGGCAGATCGCGAAAGAGCGGCTCGCGCTTCGTCGTCGTGGTGTCGCTGTTCGTCAGCTCGACGTCGAAGCCGGGCGCCGTCTGCACGCGGAGCGAATACCCGCGCGGCGAGCCGTCCGCGAGCTTCGGCTCGAGGATGAAGTAGTTCAGCGTGAGGCCGAAGCCCATCGAGACGTGCTCGTGCGAGCTGCTGATGTTGTCGCGGCCAATCCCGAGCGCCGTCGTCGTGGCATTCGTACCCCAGTTGAGGTTCGACCCGCGCCAACGCACGCGCGCCGGCAGCGTATTCGGCGTCACGCCCGCGTCCGCGCCCGGTCCGGGCGGCGTGAGCGTGCCATTACCACCCGGTACGGGCGGCGGAGGCGGCGGGTTGAGCGGGGTCGTGGTGTTGCCCGTGAGGTAGGGCGGGAGCGTGACGGGCGGCGGAGCCTCGGGCGACTCGGCCGGATCCCCCGGCGGAGGCGGGGTCGGCGGCGCGTCCGGGTTCGGGGAGGGGGGCGGCGCAGGGGGGGATGCGGGAGGCGCGTTCGGATCGGCCTGATCCGCGTCCGCAGCCGGCGCCGGCTGCTGCGCCAGCGCCGCGCCGTGCCCCAAGAGCCCCACGCCGAGGGCAAAGACGATCCCGAGACGATGCTTCATCCGTGCTTCTCCACGATCTGCCGAGCGCCCCCGCCGCCGATGTCGACGCCCCGAGGGACTCGGGTGCGTCTCACACCTGGCCCCCGGCGTCAACGACGGGGGAGGAGGACCGAGCGCGACGAGGCAGGATCCATACCGCGCCCGAAGTAGCCCGGATCCACGGGATTTTCCGCCAAAACAGCGCGAGGCGCGAGGGCCGAGGCGGGGGATCGTTACGGTCTTGACGAGGGGGGCCGTCGCGATGCTGACGAGCCGGGGGCGGGCCGTGGGGAGGCTTTCGTCAGCAGGGGCAGAAGAACGTGGGGGCGAGGACGCTGCGCACCAAAAAGCCGTTCGGGCCTTTGCGAAGGACCGATTGGTAGCCGAGCAACGAGGGCGACCCGTCCCGATCGAGGTGGACCAGGGTGCTCGGCGAGAAATCGTCCGCGCCCTCGTAGAGCTTCACGAATCGAGCGTTTTTGGAGCTCGACCCCTCGAGCTTCCAGAGCGCCGTGAGTTTCCCGCGAAACTCGCTGCAGACCGCGCCGGCCTCGGCGTCGAGCCACACGAACGTGCCCGCTTCGCCCGAAAAGACCTTTACCGTGGGGGCCGCGCCGTCGTGCGTTTCCCAGGGGACGCCGGGCGTCTGAATGCCCGAGCTCTGGTAGAGGTCGTCGATCTCCGCATACCCCGCGAGGTCCTGCATCTCGGCGACGGCGCGCTGCACGAGCGCCGCGGGCGCGTCCTCGACCGGGACGGGCCGCAATACCGAGAGATCCCGGTCGCGGGCGAACTGCGCGTCCTTGCAATGCCCCTGAACCTCTTCGATCTCCGCCACGAGCGAGCGACCCCCCTCGGCCGAGGCCCAGGCCTCCTCGGCGATCGTCTCCGGCGTCGCGGGCGGGAGGGGCGTCCCGTCGTAATCCTCACCCTTCCATTGCCGGCGAACGCCGTCGTCCGGCTCGACGCGGGCGATCAAAACGAGCGGGCCGAGCTTGCCCTCGCAAACGGGACCCCTGGGGCCATACAGGCGGACGGGCGTTCCGGTGCGCCGAACGAGCGAGGCCGGCAGCGCGCTCGGCTCGATCTCGCGGCGCGTGATGACAGGGAAGTCGTCCGAGACGAGGATCGGCGCGCCGCGGCCCCAGCGCGTGACGTCCGGGTCGGGGTGCAGCACGACGTAGGTCTTCCCATTCTCGACGATCACCTGCGAAAAGAGGCCGGGATCGATCTCGCCCGGCATGGCGGGGGCTTTTTCGGCAGGCGGCGCCGCCGGGGCGGGGACGGGCGCAGGCGACAGCGCGACGGGCGCCTCCAGGCTGGGGATCTTGACGAGGGCCTCTCGCTTGGAGCAACCGGCGACGGACACGACGAGCAGAAGAGCCGCGAGCGCGGAACCGAGACGCATGACGAAGCCTCCGGGCGCCGTCCCATCAGGATCCGTGCCGGGCTCCGTTCGCGCAGAATGCCGGGTTTTTTGCGGGGATCTGGCCGCGAGGGCCGTGTCTACCCGCCCACCGGGACGTGTACCGCTCAGGTTCCGCTCAAGCCGCCGCGGCTTCCGGCTTGCTCTCGGCTTTTTTTTCGAGGTCCGCGGGGGCCGCGGCGGCCTTGGGCTTCGCGTTCCAGACGCGCGTCGCGAAGAGCAGGCCCACGGCGGCGACCGGGAGCATGGCGAGCGGCCATTGTTTCCAGTTCGCCGGGTCCTTCGCGGCCTCGCCCTCGGGCAGGATGCGGGCATAAAGGAGCGATTGGAAGCCCGTGCCGAGATACACGAACCCGTCGATGATACCCGTGGCCACGCCGGCGTTTTTCTTGCCGCCGAAGTCCATGCTCGCGGTGCCGGAGAGCATCCCGTGCACGCCGATCACGCAGAGCGACATGAAGACCACGGCCCAGCCCGTGACGCTGCCGCCGAGCGCGAAAAACGTGACCACCACGCCCACGAGCAGGCCCGCATAAAGGACCGAGGCGACCGGGCCGCGGCGCGAGTCGAAGACGTGGTCCGAAATGAGCCCCGCGAAGATGCCGCCGAGGATCCCGGCCACGCAAAGCAAGACGCCCCAGTTCGCCGAGACGAACCCGTCCTTGACGCCCGTCTTGTCCGCGAAGACGAGGTACCACTGCATGACGGCGTTCCGCAGAAACCCGCTGCAGAACTCGATCGCGATGATGATCCAGATGACCTTCTGCGAGAACATCTTCCGCACGACGTCGACGAGCGTGGCCCGCCCGCCCGTGTCGCCGCTCGAGGCGTCGGCCGTGTCGAAATCGACATGACCCGCTTGTCCGGGCGTATCGCGGATGATGGCGGCGCAGACCACGAAGGCCAGGACGAGCAGGCCCGCGGGGATCATGAACGCCGACGTCATGCCCATGGCCTTCGCGATGAACCGGCTCCAGTCGTAGGCGAAGTAGAGGCCGAGCGAGATCAGGATCCCGAACACGCCGCCGAGCACGCCGCGCTCGCGCACGTGGAACCAGGGCGCGTTGACCTTGACGATCGAGACCGCGCCGAAGCTCTGGAAATACATGTTGGCGGAGAAGAGGACGGTGAACGCGGTGACGACGGACGCGTGCGTCATCTGGCCAGCCTGGGCGCGCATCGCGACCACGCCGAGCAGGGCGTTCATGAGGGCCGAGCCGCCCGCCGCGATGAGGATCGTCGCCCGCCCGCCCCATCGATCCGTGAGCGGGCCGTTCAAGAGGAAGGCCACGCCGTAAAGGATGGAGCCGATGCCGGCGATGTCGCCGTACTCCTGCTTCGTCAGGAGCCCGATCTTGTCCATCAGCGACGCGTTCGCCGAGAGGTTGTAGCGGCCGAAGTAGAGGAGCGCGTACGTCAGCCCGAGGGGGAACCAGTTCAAGAAACGCCGACGCTTGAAGGCCTCGGAGTGGCCGAGGTCGATCTTGGGCAAGCGGCTGACGACCACGGCGATCGCCGCGAGCAGGAGCAGGATCGGCAAGAGGTTCTTGAGCCAGTCGGGCATGACGGACCCCATCCTACCCGAGCCCTCGCCGAGACCGCACGCGTAAAGCCACGTTGCAGGGCGGGAGAAGCGCTGCAAGTCTGCCCCGGCGCATGAGGCCCGAAGAGAGGATCGAGGACGTGGAGCTCGCGACAGACCCGAGCGTGGTCCGCCGGGACAGGCTGCTCGGCGCGATCTTCACGGAAGATCCGGAGAGCTGCCTCATCCAGCACGGGCCCGTCGCCTCGCACGTGGTGACGACGAGCGCGCCGCCGCAAATTCTTCTGTTGCCCACGCGTGATCGCGACGCGCTCTCGCACCTGCCGAAGTTGCTCGCGCAGATCGTGCCGTCCGCAAAACAGTCGCCGGTGCCCACGCACGTCGTCGCCGTCGGCGGCGGCGTCGGGATCGTGGACGCGCTGCGCCGCGCGGCGTCGCAAGCCAAGGGGGCGCAGATCGGGTTTCACCACGTCGACGACGCGAGCCGGCTCGCGCACGTGAGCGGGTCGAAGCTGCCGCTGCTCGAACGCGCGGCCGAGCAGATCCGCGTGACGGAGCCGCCCGCGCCGGAGCGAATCCAGGAGGCGCTCGTGAAGGGGCGCATGCTGGCGCAGCAGGATCGGCGCGCGGCCTCGCGGCTGCGGGGCAAGACGCCCGTGACGATCGGGCTCATCGCCGTGTGCGCCGTCGTCGGCTTGCTCGGGCTCGCCTGGGCCAAGCAGATGGGCGGGTACACGCCGGCCATCGTGTCGATCGGCGCGACGAGCGGGCACGCGGTGCGCGGCGGCGAGGTTTGGCGCATCTTCGCCTCGGCCTTCTTGCACGGGGGCGTGGCGCATTTCGTGATGAACATGGTCGCGCTCGGCAGCCTCGGCGTGATGCTCGAGCCGGTCCTCGGGTCGCGGCGCTTCCTCGTGCTCTACGGCCTCTCGGGCCTCGGCGGCGCGCTCGCCACGACGCTGATCGGCAAGACGTGGAGCGTCGGCGCGTCGGGCGCGATCTGGGGCCTGATGACGGCCGTGCTCGCGATCGTGCTCTTCCCGCGTGGCGTCTTGCCGCCGCTCTTCATCACGCGGCTGAAGCAAAACGCGTGGCGGCCGCTCGTCCCGAACGTGCTCATCAGCTTCTTCCCGGGCGTCGACTACCTCGCGCACTTCGGCGGAGGTGTCGTGGGCTTCGTGGTCACGGCGCTCGTCCTCGGCCGTGGGCTCAAGCCGCTCGAAGAGCGCGCAGGCGACAGCGACGCCGAGCCCTCGCCGCGCCCCCTGCTCACGATCGTCGCGGTGGTCGTGGGCGCCGCGATGCTCGCCTCGATCGGCGCGGGCATCCGGCTCGGCGGCCCGTGGACGATGCAGAAGCCGCCCGCGATGAAGCGCACGGCGCTCGCCGGCGTGGGTTTGTCCGTGGAGGTCCCCGCGTCGGTCGTGAAGATGGCCGCGGCCGAGACGGAGAACCAGGGCGAGATGCACGTCTTCACGTACGGCGGCCTCGACGCGACGCCCGTGTTCGTGGAGATCCGCGCGTGGCCGCTGGAGAGGCCCGTCGAGCCCGGCGAGCTCGACGTCTTCCTCGAAGGGACCCGCGCGATGGCGGACGAGGGCGGACCCGCGAAGTCGGTGCAGCTCGAGAAGGCGCGGATCGTGACGGCCGGCGAGCGGAGGGCCGTGGTCGTCGAGCACGAGCTGAAGATCGACGGTGACCCCTTCGTGCTGCGCACCTACTTCCTCGCCGTGGGCGCGCGCGAGCTCATGCTGCGCGGCTACACGCGCAAAGACATGCGGCCCGTGGGGTGGAGCGACCTCGAGGAGAGGATCGTGGCGTCGATCGAGGAGCGCTAGGGGGTTTGGGGGCATAGCTCGGCTCGCCCGAGCGGAGCCCCCATCGTCGACCAGACTCAAGGGCCGACGAACGCGGGATCCTCGATCGCCTCGGCGCTGCACTCCATCGGCGCGGTCACGGGGTTACATCGCGAGGGCGTGCCGCCCGGGATCTCGACCCAGTACTCGGCCTCCGGCACCTTCGCGGGGAAGTCCGTCGTGACGAACTGCGCGCCGCTCGAGATCGCGGCCTCGCGCTGGATCGTGCTTCCCGTCTCGAGGACCTCGCCCGCGTTCCCGTCGGCGCGCGTGCGCACGAGCATGTTCGCGGCGAGCGCGGAGGCGATGGCGGAGGCGCCGCCCACGGGGTCGTTGATCACCGCGATCGCGGCCCACGGATCCGAGGGCGACGCGTCCGCGAAGAGGATCCGGCCTTCGAGGCTCGTATGGTCCTTTGTGTACGCCCTCCGTTTGTCGCCGGAGTCGTCCAGCGTGAAGAGGAGACGCCCGCGGACCTCCCCGAGCGTCGGCCACCCCTTCGAAAGGACCGCCTCCCGCAGCGTCGCCGCCTCGCCCTGCACCTCGTCCGGCACGAGGAGACGATCGTCCGGCCAAACGCTGCGGATCTCCGCGTGGAGGGCGGCGAAATATGCCTCCGCCCCCGCCTCGTCGGGCGGCACGGCGTCCTTGATCTCGACCTGCACGACGATCGGGTGGTGCGCCCGGTGCGCGTCGGACCATTTCTTCAGGACGACGAGGCAATCCGTGAACTTCCTGCACGTCGTCTGCTCGTCGAGGACGGGCAGGTGATACACCTCGAACGCTTCGAGCGCGAAATCGTACCGCAGGTCGAGCTCGACGTGCCGCACGCCCTGCGCGCCGAGCTGCACGTCGAGCGGCGCGTGCGTGTAGCGCCAATCGCCGACGGTGTTGCCCTCGGTCTCGACGTGGTAGCTGTTGTGTGTCGATTTCGTCTGCAGGTGATGCAGCCGCAGGACGTCGTCGAGCGGATAATCGAATTTCGGCTGCGGCGGCGCGGGCGTCAGGAGGTCCTGCGTCTCGCCCTCGCCGCCGCAGCCCGCGAGCAGGGCGGCGAGGCCGAGGAGGGCCGCGGAGGCGAAGGCTCGAGCCATTCGAACGACCTTCCCTTCAAGGCCCGTAGGCGAAATACGTGGCGCTCGACGCCCAGCTCCCGCCGGCCTCGACGGTATTGATCGACCACTGGAACGAATGTGATCCCGGCGTCCCGAGCTCGGGCGTCTCCCAGACCTTCGGCGCCGTCATGCTCCCCGGGCACCAGTTCGCCCGCGGGGCCTTCACGCTCGAAATGGCGCCGCACGGGTTCTCCTGGCAATAGGTAAAACTGTTTCCGCTCGGCCAGGTGTGCGTCGCCTCCGTGCAGAGGTCCTTGCAGTCCGTCCGCCAGGGCTTCCACGTGTCGATCACCGCGCCGTCGATCGAGACCGTGTGCGTGCGATTGCAGAACTCCTCGGCGGGCCCGATGCACCCCGTGCCGACGGCGCCGCCTCCGTGGCCGCTCGTGCGGAACTCGATTTTCCCCGCCGCCGCGCCCTCCGGCACCTCGAAGTTGATCACGCCCGGCCCCTCCGCCGTCGTCTGCGACCCGTAATGGAGCGATTTCACCGCGAGCACGTCCCGCGGCGGCGCGCCCGGCACCATTTCGAGCTTCGCCGTCACGTTCCAGCCCCCGTTCGAGCCCGAGACCATGCCCGCCGCGTCCGACCAGGTCGTGATGTGCGCGCGCATCCGGTGCTTGCCCGGCAGGCCGTTCGCCACGTCCGTCACGTCGATCTCGAGGTGCATCGGCCCGCCGAACGGCGTGACCGCGTGCATCAGCTCGAGCCCCGGCGGCTCCGTGGCGGGGTCCATCGGATCATCGATCGAGATATCGAAGTTACGATCGAACGCGTCGCAATCGGCCGGCCAGCTCTGCCCCTCCGGCGGCGGGTTGTCGACCCACTTGTCGAACGGATAACAGGTGCTCGCGAGGTCCACGACGAGCTTCGCGCTCGCGAACGGGCCGTCCTTGAAATCGACCTCGGTGAACACGGTCTGGAAATTGGGCTGGCTACCGTCGCTCGTGATGCGCGTGTCCTCGAATGCGTCGATCGTGTACGGATCCGCATACGACGGCCCGCCGCCGCCTCCCTGGCCGCCGCTGCCGCCCGCGCCCCCCGCCGCGCCTTGCCCGCCCGCGCCGCCCTGGCCGCCCGACGAGCCCCCTCCGCACCCCAGAAGCAAAAGGGCGCCGAGCCCCAGCACCAAGCCCGTCCTCATCGAACACCTCCACGGGCGAGGTTACATCAAGGTCGAGCCCGACCGCTAGGCAATCGGCGGCGCCGGCGCTAAAGAGCCCTGCCGATGAAAATCATCAAGGTCCAGGACGACAGACAACGCCGTCACATTTTCACGACCCCGCCGAGGCGCGTCGTCTCGCTCGTCCCGAGCGATACCTACTCCGTCATCCGGCTCGGCGCCAAGGACCGCCTGGTCGGTCGCACCCGCTTCTGCGTCGCGCCGGAAGGCGAGGTCGCCGGCATCGAGGACGTGGGCGGCACGAAAGACGTCGACGTCGACAAGGTCCTCGCCCTCGAGCCCGACCTCGTCATCGCCAACCAGGAAGAGAACACCCGGTCGCATATCGAGCGCCTCGACGCGGCCGGCGTCGCCGTCTTCGTCTCGTTCCCCAGGCGCGTCGCCGACGGAATCGCGCACCTCGCCCGCCTCGCCCTCGCGCTCGGCCTCGATCGCGACGAGCCCGCGCGCGCGCTCGTCGCGTCGGCCTACCACGCCCATCACGAGGCCGAAAAACACCGCGGCGAGCGGGTCCCCGTCCGCGCGTTCGTCCCCATCTGGATGGACCCGCTCATGACCGTGCACGAGGAGACCTTCATCTCCGACATGATGGATCTCGTGGGTGCGCAGAACATCTTCGCCGACCGCAGGCGCCGCTACCCGCTCGCCGCCGACCTCGGCAAGGCCGCGCCGCTCCCGCCCGAGCGCGTCGGCAGCCGCGACACGCGTTATCCACGCGTCACGCTCGACGAGGTCGTGGCGCGACAGCCCGAGGTCGTGCTGCTCCCCGACGAGCCGCACGCGTTCACGGAGAGCGACGCCGAGGTCTTCCGCAAGCTCGACATCCCCGCCGCGAAGACGGGCCGCGTGTTCTTCTGCGACGGCAAGGACCTCATGTGGTACGGCGCGCGCAGCGTGGAGGGCTTCGAGCGGCTGAGGCGTCTGGTGAACGGGGACGACTTGCGGTAGGAAGCGCCCCATGACTTGGAATCGGGAAACCGTCCACGAAAAGCTCATCGAGGTGTTCGGTCAGTACAAGCAGACCGACGCCGCGGTGAGCCAGGAGAGCCAGATCGTCGCCGACCTCGGCATCGATTCGCTCGGGGTCATGGAGGTGCTCGCGGACATCGAGGACACCTTCAAGCTCACGATCCCGGACGACGCGCTGCGCGACATCAACACCATCGCCGACGTCGCGGCCGCGATCCTCACGCGCCTCGAGGGCGACGGAAGGCTCGAAGGATGAGCGCCGAGACGCCCCGCACCGTCGCGCAGGCCATCGAGGACGCGGCGTCGAGCACGAGCACGGGGTATCGCTTCCTCGACGAATCTCCCGACGTCGCGCCCTTCCACTCGTACGCCGACATCGAGCGGATGAGCGCTCGTTTCGGCGGCGCGATGCAGGCGATGGGCCTGCGCAAGGGCGACCGCGTCGCGCTGATCCTCCCCGACAACGCCGATTTCGTCTTCGCCTTCCTCGGCGCCGTCCGCGCCGGGATCATCCCCGTGCCGATCTACCCGCCCACGGGCCTCGGCAAGCTCTCGGGCTACCTCGAGAACACGCTGCACATCGTGGCAAAGAGCGGCGCCCGCGTGCTCGTCACGAGCGGCGAGATCAAGAAGATCCTCGGCACGATCCAGGCCGAAGCGAAGGGGCTCGAGAGGGTCGTCGCGGTCGAGGGCGTGCGCACGTCGACCGACGAGCTCCGGCCTGCGAAGGTCGACCTCGACGACGTCTGCTTCCTACAGTTCACGAGCGGCTCGACTGCGCGGCCGAAGGGCGTGACGCTCACGCACAGAAACCTCGCCGCGAACGTACACGCGATCATGCCCGTGGGCCTGCGCGTCACGGACGCCGTCGATCATGGCGTCTCGTGGCTGCCGCTCTACCACGACATGGGGCTCATCGGCTTCGTGATCGCGCCGATCTACCACAAGAACGCGATCACCTTCC comes from the Polyangium spumosum genome and includes:
- a CDS encoding Ca2+-dependent phosphoinositide-specific phospholipase C; the protein is MARAFASAALLGLAALLAGCGGEGETQDLLTPAPPQPKFDYPLDDVLRLHHLQTKSTHNSYHVETEGNTVGDWRYTHAPLDVQLGAQGVRHVELDLRYDFALEAFEVYHLPVLDEQTTCRKFTDCLVVLKKWSDAHRAHHPIVVQVEIKDAVPPDEAGAEAYFAALHAEIRSVWPDDRLLVPDEVQGEAATLREAVLSKGWPTLGEVRGRLLFTLDDSGDKRRAYTKDHTSLEGRILFADASPSDPWAAIAVINDPVGGASAIASALAANMLVRTRADGNAGEVLETGSTIQREAAISSGAQFVTTDFPAKVPEAEYWVEIPGGTPSRCNPVTAPMECSAEAIEDPAFVGP
- a CDS encoding rhomboid family intramembrane serine protease gives rise to the protein MRPEERIEDVELATDPSVVRRDRLLGAIFTEDPESCLIQHGPVASHVVTTSAPPQILLLPTRDRDALSHLPKLLAQIVPSAKQSPVPTHVVAVGGGVGIVDALRRAASQAKGAQIGFHHVDDASRLAHVSGSKLPLLERAAEQIRVTEPPAPERIQEALVKGRMLAQQDRRAASRLRGKTPVTIGLIAVCAVVGLLGLAWAKQMGGYTPAIVSIGATSGHAVRGGEVWRIFASAFLHGGVAHFVMNMVALGSLGVMLEPVLGSRRFLVLYGLSGLGGALATTLIGKTWSVGASGAIWGLMTAVLAIVLFPRGVLPPLFITRLKQNAWRPLVPNVLISFFPGVDYLAHFGGGVVGFVVTALVLGRGLKPLEERAGDSDAEPSPRPLLTIVAVVVGAAMLASIGAGIRLGGPWTMQKPPAMKRTALAGVGLSVEVPASVVKMAAAETENQGEMHVFTYGGLDATPVFVEIRAWPLERPVEPGELDVFLEGTRAMADEGGPAKSVQLEKARIVTAGERRAVVVEHELKIDGDPFVLRTYFLAVGARELMLRGYTRKDMRPVGWSDLEERIVASIEER
- a CDS encoding ABC transporter substrate-binding protein yields the protein MKIIKVQDDRQRRHIFTTPPRRVVSLVPSDTYSVIRLGAKDRLVGRTRFCVAPEGEVAGIEDVGGTKDVDVDKVLALEPDLVIANQEENTRSHIERLDAAGVAVFVSFPRRVADGIAHLARLALALGLDRDEPARALVASAYHAHHEAEKHRGERVPVRAFVPIWMDPLMTVHEETFISDMMDLVGAQNIFADRRRRYPLAADLGKAAPLPPERVGSRDTRYPRVTLDEVVARQPEVVLLPDEPHAFTESDAEVFRKLDIPAAKTGRVFFCDGKDLMWYGARSVEGFERLRRLVNGDDLR
- a CDS encoding MFS transporter codes for the protein MPDWLKNLLPILLLLAAIAVVVSRLPKIDLGHSEAFKRRRFLNWFPLGLTYALLYFGRYNLSANASLMDKIGLLTKQEYGDIAGIGSILYGVAFLLNGPLTDRWGGRATILIAAGGSALMNALLGVVAMRAQAGQMTHASVVTAFTVLFSANMYFQSFGAVSIVKVNAPWFHVRERGVLGGVFGILISLGLYFAYDWSRFIAKAMGMTSAFMIPAGLLVLAFVVCAAIIRDTPGQAGHVDFDTADASSGDTGGRATLVDVVRKMFSQKVIWIIIAIEFCSGFLRNAVMQWYLVFADKTGVKDGFVSANWGVLLCVAGILGGIFAGLISDHVFDSRRGPVASVLYAGLLVGVVVTFFALGGSVTGWAVVFMSLCVIGVHGMLSGTASMDFGGKKNAGVATGIIDGFVYLGTGFQSLLYARILPEGEAAKDPANWKQWPLAMLPVAAVGLLFATRVWNAKPKAAAAPADLEKKAESKPEAAAA
- a CDS encoding acyl carrier protein, with the translated sequence MTWNRETVHEKLIEVFGQYKQTDAAVSQESQIVADLGIDSLGVMEVLADIEDTFKLTIPDDALRDINTIADVAAAILTRLEGDGRLEG
- a CDS encoding peptide-N-glycosidase F-related protein, with amino-acid sequence MRTGLVLGLGALLLLGCGGGSSGGQGGAGGQGAAGGAGGSGGQGGGGGPSYADPYTIDAFEDTRITSDGSQPNFQTVFTEVDFKDGPFASAKLVVDLASTCYPFDKWVDNPPPEGQSWPADCDAFDRNFDISIDDPMDPATEPPGLELMHAVTPFGGPMHLEIDVTDVANGLPGKHRMRAHITTWSDAAGMVSGSNGGWNVTAKLEMVPGAPPRDVLAVKSLHYGSQTTAEGPGVINFEVPEGAAAGKIEFRTSGHGGGAVGTGCIGPAEEFCNRTHTVSIDGAVIDTWKPWRTDCKDLCTEATHTWPSGNSFTYCQENPCGAISSVKAPRANWCPGSMTAPKVWETPELGTPGSHSFQWSINTVEAGGSWASSATYFAYGP